Proteins from a genomic interval of Pseudomonas silesiensis:
- a CDS encoding carbohydrate kinase family protein, protein MVLPRAVVFGEALTDLVQGAPGQWQGYPGGAPWNVARALSRLGVASAFAGSVSTDSLGDEIARQSQAAGLDMGFLQRVDRDPLVAIVPSSRPPRYFFAGEADLFFDPALLPPGWIEPVEVCHFSCISLARQPLGERLVKLAEQARDAGKRISFDPNWRNLMDSHYREQTFPTMTALADMIKLSDEDLRHIYPGLSEHQALDELRALNPMAEILFTRGEHGMLLHTPDSQYEQPAIPVTVGDTVGAGDACMAGWLASQLLGIGEVRDRLRFAAACASLSCRHAGAHAPTLADVNDLLKTITLQS, encoded by the coding sequence ATGGTATTGCCTCGCGCAGTCGTATTTGGCGAAGCCCTGACCGACCTTGTCCAGGGTGCGCCCGGACAGTGGCAAGGCTATCCGGGCGGTGCGCCCTGGAACGTGGCACGGGCACTGAGTCGCCTGGGCGTGGCCAGCGCCTTCGCCGGATCCGTCAGCACCGATTCCCTGGGCGACGAGATCGCCCGACAGTCGCAAGCGGCGGGCCTGGACATGGGATTTTTACAACGGGTAGACCGCGACCCCTTGGTCGCCATCGTCCCGTCGAGCCGCCCTCCACGCTATTTTTTTGCCGGGGAGGCCGATCTGTTTTTTGATCCGGCCTTGCTGCCGCCAGGATGGATCGAGCCGGTTGAAGTGTGTCATTTCAGTTGCATCAGCCTGGCTCGTCAGCCGCTGGGAGAGCGCCTGGTAAAACTCGCCGAGCAAGCCAGGGATGCCGGCAAACGAATCAGCTTTGACCCGAACTGGCGCAATTTGATGGACAGCCATTATCGCGAACAGACCTTCCCGACGATGACCGCCCTCGCCGATATGATCAAGCTGTCGGACGAAGACCTTCGACACATTTACCCAGGCCTGAGCGAACACCAGGCACTGGATGAGCTGCGCGCGCTCAACCCCATGGCCGAGATCCTGTTCACCCGAGGGGAACACGGCATGCTGCTCCACACCCCCGACAGCCAATACGAGCAACCGGCGATCCCGGTGACCGTGGGCGATACGGTCGGTGCAGGCGACGCGTGCATGGCCGGCTGGCTTGCATCGCAATTGCTCGGCATTGGCGAGGTGCGCGACCGCCTGCGATTTGCAGCAGCCTGCGCCTCCCTTTCGTGCCGCCATGCCGGTGCCCATGCACCGACCCTGGCCGATGTGAACGACTTGCTGAAGACAATAACGTTACAGTCGTAA
- a CDS encoding AraC family transcriptional regulator, producing MPDSRAALFKQRPAELEVILPEPDQCFRWYEHDYPYALARWNHHPEFEIHLIRQGSGKLVAGDYIGAFGAGHVALIGPDLPHDWIGDLAPGEYLSGRDVVLQFDGAALLALRGTLPELGELQHLFANARRGLEFTGATAVQAARLLEDIGSAQGLERLILFLQLINTLLKAPTQEAHLLASACYAPTLDERSSERINKAFDYLLTELTGDLRLSVIAQQLDMSEPGFSRFFKRITGHGFIDLMRKLRVQRACRLLLQTEMSVADICFEVGYANLSNFNRHFRIEMDQTPSEYRRAMAMTLFNRNAVHPALPFTTAH from the coding sequence ATGCCTGATAGCCGAGCCGCTCTGTTCAAGCAGCGACCCGCCGAGCTGGAAGTCATCCTGCCTGAGCCCGATCAATGCTTTCGCTGGTACGAACATGACTACCCCTACGCCCTGGCTCGCTGGAATCATCATCCTGAATTCGAGATTCATCTGATCCGCCAAGGCAGCGGCAAGCTGGTCGCCGGCGACTACATAGGTGCGTTTGGCGCGGGGCATGTCGCGCTGATCGGCCCCGACCTGCCCCATGACTGGATAGGCGACCTGGCGCCCGGTGAATACCTGAGCGGGCGCGATGTGGTGTTGCAGTTTGACGGTGCAGCCCTGCTGGCCTTGCGCGGCACCCTGCCTGAGCTGGGTGAGTTGCAGCACCTGTTTGCAAACGCCCGTCGCGGCCTGGAGTTTACCGGGGCAACGGCCGTCCAGGCCGCTCGACTGCTCGAAGACATAGGTTCCGCGCAGGGGCTGGAGCGCTTGATCCTCTTCCTGCAGTTGATCAACACGCTGTTGAAAGCGCCCACCCAGGAGGCGCACTTGTTGGCCAGTGCCTGCTATGCGCCGACCCTGGATGAGCGCAGTTCCGAGCGAATCAACAAGGCCTTCGACTATCTGCTGACCGAGCTGACGGGCGACCTGCGACTGTCAGTCATCGCCCAACAGCTGGACATGAGCGAGCCGGGGTTTTCGCGCTTCTTCAAAAGGATTACCGGCCACGGCTTCATCGATCTCATGCGCAAGCTCAGGGTGCAACGCGCCTGCAGGCTGTTGTTGCAGACCGAGATGTCGGTGGCGGACATCTGTTTTGAGGTGGGCTACGCCAACCTCTCCAACTTCAACCGGCACTTCCGGATCGAAATGGACCAGACTCCGAGCGAATATCGTCGCGCAATGGCCATGACGCTGTTCAATCGCAATGCTGTTCATCCCGCCCTTCCCTTCACCACAGCCCATTGA
- a CDS encoding L-iditol 2-dehydrogenase, which produces MKRLLGKSALVTGSARGIGRSFAQAYINEGATVAIADINLERAQATADELGPNAYAVAMDVTDQASIDKAIAAVIEQTGKLDILINNAALFDLAPIVDITRDSFERLFSINVAGTLFTLQAAARQMIRQGHGGKIINMASQAGRRGEALVGVYCATKAAVISLTQSAGLDLIKHGINVNAIAPGVVDGEHWDGVDAMFAKFENRPLGEKKRLVGQEVPFGRMGTAEDLTGMAIFLASSESEYVVAQTYNVDGGNWMS; this is translated from the coding sequence ATGAAACGACTGCTGGGTAAAAGTGCACTGGTGACCGGATCGGCCCGCGGCATAGGACGATCCTTCGCCCAGGCTTATATCAACGAAGGCGCAACGGTCGCCATTGCCGACATTAACCTGGAGCGAGCCCAGGCCACTGCCGACGAATTGGGGCCAAACGCCTACGCCGTGGCAATGGACGTGACCGATCAGGCGTCCATCGATAAGGCCATTGCCGCCGTCATCGAGCAGACAGGCAAGCTGGATATCCTGATCAACAACGCGGCGTTGTTCGACCTGGCACCTATTGTCGACATCACCCGCGACAGCTTCGAGCGGCTGTTTTCGATCAACGTCGCTGGAACCCTGTTCACCCTGCAGGCTGCGGCGCGCCAGATGATCCGCCAGGGGCATGGCGGCAAGATCATCAACATGGCCAGTCAGGCGGGGCGCAGGGGAGAGGCGCTGGTGGGGGTTTACTGCGCAACCAAGGCTGCCGTTATCAGCCTGACGCAATCAGCTGGTCTGGACCTGATCAAGCACGGGATCAACGTCAACGCCATCGCCCCGGGCGTGGTGGATGGCGAGCATTGGGATGGCGTCGATGCCATGTTCGCCAAATTCGAAAACCGGCCACTGGGTGAGAAGAAAAGGCTCGTGGGGCAGGAGGTGCCTTTTGGCCGAATGGGCACGGCTGAGGACCTGACGGGGATGGCGATTTTCCTGGCATCGTCCGAGAGCGAGTATGTGGTGGCGCAGACCTACAACGTTGATGGTGGTAACTGGATGAGCTGA
- a CDS encoding CheR family methyltransferase, whose translation MTTSSDRSKKTLQTTPNRSRRPDFAVVGIGASAGGLQAIKLFFENMPQDNGLAFVIILHLSPDHESVADKIIQESTRMPVLQVTETVPIEKNRVYVISPAQRLTMNDGYLEVSPSDALTGRHASIDLFFRDLALAHRERAFCVVLSGTGSDGAVGLSRIKEQGGVTLAQAPEDAEFDGMPRAAIETHMVDLVLPVVEMPQKLLELWHNAKKITLPSANDAQLQPTPSVAERETMAAEQLVQDILIQLRAGTGHDFKHYKRATVLRRIERRMQVTAQPDLAGYYRYLLNNPDEVSALLADMLIGVTNFFRDREAFEALERDVVPQLVSAAVSAQPETEEIRVWSAGCASGEEAYSLAMLLNDQLQLDRSAASFQLFATDIDERAISVGRAGLYPQAIITDVPPTRLRHYFSKEGRQYRIRKEIREKVLFAKHNLLSDPPFSHIDLIVCRNLLIYLDREVQREILQMFHFALRPGGFLFLGSSESADVCDELFAPVDKRNRIFRTKTGPANSGRPLSLPRGGYVRTRLAQLAPQNTKSRKSSVADIHQRALQQSAPPSIIIDGSADILHMSESAGRFLRHGGGELSRNLLTLILAELRLELRTTLFEVQQSGQVVRSRTVPVQREDKSFLVSLVAHPYKDGASDDECVLVIFEEVEVDPAQASADSALRREDQVLSSLERDLQSTRLQLQDTIEQSEISSEELKTSNEEMQSINEELRSATEELETSKEELQSINEELLTVNFELKTKVEETDKINDYLTNLIASTDIATVFVDRSMRIKWFTPRATDIFNMLPVDTGRSLLDITHRLHYDNLAADAAQVFESLNMIEREVSSTDNRWYIARLLPYRSSEDHIDGTVLTFIDISKRRAAEEELRLGEERMRLVAESTRDYAIITLDEQGIITSWNKGAELIFGYSKAEAEGAYYDFIFSAEDRASGVPENELLAVRTHGRSQDERWHRHKDGSRFFCSGEVTLLKGENLKGYVKIARDLTGHKRLHEEQNQQLAETQISSHLKDEFFAVMSHELKHPLNLIQLNAELLRRLPITKSLAPAAKAVDTICDAVNSQARIINDLLDVARIRTGKLKLKLAAMNLCQVLQDIHTVVSNDAAGINVTLRLPDAGQPLMINADPTRVEQIIWNLVNNALKFTPAGGQIQLIASRDGGMARLDVKDSGVGLSAESISDVFELFGQAANQHATHQRDGLGIGLSLVRQLAEAHGGSVEVTSAGLGQGCTFTVLLPLSQAAQDTTRPAQPEELAGRLAGVTVLLVDDSAEVLETLKMLLEMEDARVVAFSEPVEALKAAQTGRYDLVISDVGMPVMSGHELMRALRELPHIKQVPAIALTGYGADSDIEESRKSGFDRHLSKPVSYEALIETIEELRRALPR comes from the coding sequence ATGACAACCTCATCTGACAGATCGAAAAAGACGCTCCAGACCACGCCAAACCGCTCTCGCCGACCGGACTTCGCCGTGGTGGGCATCGGCGCGTCAGCCGGCGGGCTGCAAGCGATCAAACTGTTTTTCGAGAACATGCCGCAGGACAATGGGCTGGCATTTGTCATCATTCTTCATCTGTCGCCCGATCATGAAAGCGTCGCCGACAAAATCATCCAGGAATCCACCCGGATGCCGGTGCTGCAAGTGACCGAAACAGTGCCTATCGAGAAGAACCGGGTGTATGTCATTTCACCGGCCCAGCGACTGACGATGAATGACGGCTATCTTGAGGTCAGTCCCAGCGACGCCCTCACTGGCCGTCATGCTTCTATCGATTTGTTTTTCCGCGACCTCGCCCTGGCACACCGCGAGCGGGCCTTTTGCGTCGTACTGTCGGGCACCGGTTCCGATGGCGCAGTGGGACTGTCGCGAATCAAGGAACAAGGGGGCGTCACCCTGGCCCAGGCCCCCGAGGATGCCGAGTTCGATGGCATGCCCCGCGCGGCCATCGAAACGCACATGGTGGATCTGGTGCTGCCGGTGGTGGAAATGCCCCAGAAACTGCTGGAGCTGTGGCACAACGCGAAGAAAATCACCCTGCCCAGCGCCAACGATGCGCAACTGCAACCCACGCCCTCGGTGGCCGAGCGCGAAACGATGGCGGCCGAACAGTTGGTGCAGGATATTCTGATCCAGTTGCGCGCCGGTACCGGCCATGATTTCAAACACTACAAACGCGCCACCGTATTGCGCCGGATCGAGCGCCGGATGCAGGTCACCGCTCAACCCGATCTGGCCGGTTACTACCGCTACCTGCTGAATAACCCGGATGAAGTCAGCGCACTGCTGGCTGACATGCTGATTGGCGTAACGAACTTTTTCCGCGACCGCGAAGCGTTCGAAGCCTTGGAACGGGATGTGGTGCCGCAACTGGTCAGTGCCGCCGTCTCGGCGCAGCCCGAGACTGAAGAGATCCGGGTCTGGTCCGCTGGCTGCGCCTCTGGCGAGGAAGCCTACAGCCTGGCGATGCTGTTGAACGATCAATTGCAACTGGACAGAAGCGCGGCCTCGTTCCAGCTGTTCGCCACCGACATCGACGAGCGCGCCATCAGCGTCGGCCGGGCCGGGCTGTACCCGCAAGCGATCATTACCGATGTGCCGCCCACGCGGCTGCGGCACTATTTTTCGAAAGAAGGCAGGCAATATCGGATCCGCAAGGAAATCCGCGAAAAGGTGTTGTTTGCCAAGCACAACCTGTTATCCGATCCGCCCTTTTCGCACATCGACCTGATCGTCTGTCGCAACCTGCTGATCTATCTGGATCGCGAAGTGCAGAGGGAAATCCTGCAGATGTTCCACTTTGCCCTGCGCCCCGGCGGTTTCCTGTTTCTCGGCTCCTCGGAAAGCGCGGACGTGTGTGATGAGCTGTTTGCTCCAGTCGACAAACGCAACCGGATCTTCCGCACCAAAACGGGTCCCGCCAATAGCGGGCGCCCCCTCAGCCTGCCACGCGGCGGATACGTGCGCACCCGGCTTGCCCAGCTGGCGCCGCAAAACACCAAATCGCGCAAATCGTCGGTCGCCGACATTCACCAGCGTGCCCTTCAACAATCGGCGCCGCCGAGCATCATCATTGATGGCAGTGCCGATATCCTGCACATGAGTGAGAGTGCCGGACGCTTTCTGCGCCATGGAGGTGGAGAGCTGTCGCGTAATCTGTTGACCCTCATTCTGGCGGAACTGCGTCTGGAGCTGCGTACCACGCTGTTCGAAGTCCAGCAGAGCGGCCAGGTGGTCCGATCCCGCACGGTACCGGTCCAGCGCGAAGACAAAAGCTTCCTGGTCAGTCTGGTGGCCCACCCCTACAAGGATGGAGCGTCAGACGACGAGTGCGTGCTGGTGATTTTCGAGGAGGTCGAAGTCGACCCTGCACAAGCATCGGCTGACAGCGCCCTGCGCAGGGAAGATCAGGTGCTGTCCAGTCTTGAGCGCGACCTGCAAAGCACCAGGCTGCAATTGCAGGACACCATCGAACAATCGGAAATCTCCAGCGAAGAGCTCAAGACGTCCAACGAAGAAATGCAGTCGATCAACGAAGAACTGCGCTCGGCCACCGAAGAACTGGAAACCAGCAAGGAAGAACTGCAGTCGATCAACGAGGAATTGCTGACCGTCAATTTCGAGCTGAAAACCAAGGTCGAAGAGACCGACAAGATCAACGACTACCTGACCAACCTCATCGCCTCCACCGACATTGCCACGGTGTTCGTCGACCGCAGCATGCGCATCAAGTGGTTCACCCCGCGCGCCACCGACATCTTCAATATGTTGCCGGTGGATACCGGGCGCTCGTTGCTCGACATCACCCATCGCCTGCACTACGACAACCTGGCCGCCGATGCGGCGCAGGTGTTCGAGTCGCTGAACATGATCGAGCGCGAAGTCAGCAGCACCGACAATCGCTGGTACATCGCACGCCTGCTGCCCTATCGCTCCAGCGAAGACCACATCGACGGCACCGTGCTGACCTTCATCGACATCAGCAAACGTCGCGCCGCCGAAGAAGAGCTGCGCCTGGGCGAAGAACGCATGCGCCTGGTCGCCGAAAGCACCCGCGACTACGCGATCATCACCCTCGACGAACAGGGCATCATCACCAGCTGGAACAAAGGCGCCGAATTGATATTCGGCTACAGCAAGGCCGAGGCCGAAGGCGCCTATTACGACTTCATTTTCTCCGCCGAGGATCGCGCCTCGGGGGTGCCTGAAAACGAACTGCTGGCCGTGCGTACCCATGGCCGCAGCCAGGATGAACGCTGGCACCGGCATAAAGATGGCAGCCGCTTCTTCTGCAGCGGCGAAGTGACGCTGCTCAAGGGAGAGAATCTCAAGGGCTATGTGAAAATTGCCCGGGACCTGACCGGCCACAAACGCTTGCACGAAGAGCAAAACCAGCAGTTGGCTGAAACACAGATCAGCAGCCATCTCAAAGACGAGTTCTTCGCCGTCATGTCCCACGAGCTCAAGCATCCGTTGAACCTGATCCAGCTCAACGCGGAACTGTTGCGACGCCTGCCCATTACCAAATCCCTGGCCCCCGCGGCCAAGGCGGTCGACACCATCTGTGACGCCGTCAACAGTCAGGCACGCATCATCAACGACCTGCTGGATGTGGCGCGCATACGCACGGGCAAACTCAAACTCAAGCTTGCCGCCATGAACCTGTGCCAGGTGTTGCAAGACATCCATACCGTCGTCAGCAATGACGCTGCAGGCATCAACGTCACCCTGCGCCTGCCGGACGCGGGGCAACCGCTGATGATCAATGCCGATCCGACCCGAGTGGAACAGATCATCTGGAACCTGGTGAACAATGCGCTGAAATTCACCCCGGCGGGCGGCCAGATCCAGTTGATTGCCAGTCGTGATGGCGGCATGGCCAGGCTCGACGTCAAGGACAGTGGCGTCGGCTTGAGCGCGGAGAGCATCAGCGATGTGTTTGAACTGTTTGGTCAGGCAGCGAACCAGCATGCGACCCATCAACGGGATGGGCTGGGGATCGGGCTGTCGTTGGTGCGGCAACTGGCTGAAGCCCATGGCGGCAGTGTGGAGGTTACCTCCGCCGGCCTGGGCCAGGGCTGCACGTTCACGGTCCTGCTGCCGCTAAGCCAGGCTGCCCAGGACACGACGCGACCCGCACAACCCGAGGAACTGGCCGGACGCCTTGCCGGCGTCACGGTGCTGCTGGTGGACGACTCCGCAGAGGTCCTGGAAACCCTGAAAATGCTGCTGGAGATGGAAGATGCCAGGGTCGTTGCCTTCTCTGAACCGGTGGAGGCGTTGAAAGCGGCACAGACAGGCCGATACGACCTGGTGATCTCCGATGTCGGCATGCCGGTCATGAGCGGCCACGAACTGATGCGCGCATTGCGCGAGCTCCCGCATATCAAGCAAGTCCCGGCCATCGCATTGACCGGGTATGGCGCTGACAGCGATATAGAGGAATCCCGCAAATCGGGGTTCGATCGTCATCTGAGCAAGCCGGTCTCTTATGAAGCGCTGATCGAAACCATAGAAGAACTCAGACGCGCACTGCCGCGTTGA
- a CDS encoding glycosyltransferase: MIGVVIPAHNEEKHIAICLSSVLLAAKHPGLGGRQVAVLVVLDDCSDDTHRLVAAMEVTALMVSFQNVGKARATGAEELLSAGAQWLAFTDADTVVPPDWLSRQLAFMVDAVCGTVEVDSWDDHDEWVRARYLERYRFMENHRHIHGANLGLSATAYRDAGGFQHLVAHEDVHLVAELEKINARIMWTATNPVVTSARKDYKCCGGFGEYLVSLGAELHG; the protein is encoded by the coding sequence ATGATTGGTGTCGTGATACCCGCCCATAACGAAGAAAAACATATTGCCATCTGCCTTTCGTCCGTCTTGCTTGCCGCGAAACATCCGGGACTCGGAGGTCGCCAGGTGGCTGTGCTGGTGGTGCTGGACGATTGTTCGGATGACACGCACAGGTTGGTCGCCGCCATGGAAGTCACAGCATTGATGGTCTCTTTCCAGAATGTGGGTAAAGCCAGGGCGACCGGTGCGGAAGAACTGCTCAGCGCGGGCGCGCAGTGGCTCGCCTTTACCGATGCCGATACGGTGGTGCCTCCCGATTGGCTGTCACGCCAACTTGCATTCATGGTCGATGCGGTGTGCGGCACTGTCGAGGTCGACAGTTGGGACGATCATGACGAGTGGGTTCGCGCCAGGTATCTGGAGCGCTACCGGTTCATGGAGAATCATCGTCACATCCACGGCGCCAATCTGGGCCTGAGTGCCACGGCATATCGCGACGCTGGCGGGTTCCAGCATCTGGTGGCCCACGAAGACGTTCACCTGGTCGCCGAACTTGAAAAAATCAATGCCCGGATCATGTGGACGGCGACCAACCCGGTGGTGACCAGCGCACGCAAGGATTACAAATGTTGCGGCGGTTTTGGTGAGTACCTGGTGTCCCTCGGCGCGGAGTTGCACGGGTGA
- a CDS encoding phage holin family protein: protein MNRKDSDLPNARPLSVPEQDASVIGLLRQLSREVPDLFTKELALAKAELQASLTTLKAGIAGVAGGAIVLLAGFIILLMSAVYGLSLFMAPWLAALIVGVVVMIVGFAMLQSGKKQFEPSNFKPDRTLDALSKDQEALRRKVS, encoded by the coding sequence ATGAACAGAAAAGATTCGGATTTGCCGAACGCAAGACCGCTGTCCGTGCCTGAGCAGGACGCTTCGGTCATCGGTTTGTTGCGGCAGTTGTCTCGCGAAGTGCCCGATCTCTTCACCAAGGAGCTGGCGCTGGCCAAGGCTGAGTTGCAAGCCAGCCTCACCACGCTCAAGGCCGGCATTGCCGGTGTGGCGGGAGGGGCGATCGTGCTGCTGGCGGGGTTCATCATCTTGTTGATGTCCGCGGTCTACGGCCTGAGCCTGTTCATGGCGCCGTGGTTGGCCGCCCTGATCGTCGGCGTCGTGGTGATGATCGTCGGCTTCGCCATGTTGCAGTCAGGCAAAAAACAATTCGAGCCGTCCAACTTCAAACCCGATCGTACGCTGGACGCCTTGAGTAAAGACCAGGAAGCGCTGCGGAGGAAAGTCT